CTTCAATTCGCGCAGGGAAAAACTTATTCCTTCACCTTGTTGAAATTAACGGTTTTTTCCCCATGGACACTTTACTCGGCTACAATCTGTATTTCCATGACGGGGAAGACGCCTACGACTTAACGAGCCTCGGTTTAATTTCCGACAACGAGGAACTGTCCATCGCCTATGACGATATCCCTTACCCATCCTTTCACATTCCCGCGAACACCACCTCGAACTTCCTTTATGCATCTTGTCGAAAATTTCACGGAAAGGGTGGTGATTCACTTGTAGCTGGGGATAAAACGATTTGCAACGCACCCAGAAATTTGAAAAGTCGTCCGAGCTCGCTATTCTTACTCGGCGATCAAATCTATGCGGATGACGTAGCGGATCCACTTTTCCCGGTTATTCAATCAGTTGTGGAATGCCTCGCATTTAAAGATGAAAATTTAGCGCAAGTAGAACCTCGTCTCGCTGGATATCCTTTTAATAAATTAATCCAGAAAATTAACGGCCGCCAATTCAGCATGGAACAATTTTGTCAATTCACATCAGCTAGTATGAGTAATCACTTAATGACGTTTGGTGAATATGCTGCGATGTATCTATTGTCATGGGGACCGGCGTTATGGGAAACAGCATATATTCCAACATTCGAGGAAGTCGTGGAAAAGGGACATTACCATTTTATCTTCCCGAATGATAAAACCGAAATTGTAAAATGCGAGAAAAGCTATAATCGGCAAACGGAAGACCTTCTTCAAACCATCGGAAATCTGCACCAGGTTCGCAGACTACTAGCAAACGTGCCGACGTACATGATTTTCGATGACCATGATGTAACGGACGATTGGAATGTGTCTCAAAAATGGCAGGAAAATGTTTCGCGGTCACCTTTAGGCAAACACGTTATTGCAAACGGATTATGTGCATATTGGGCTTTTCAAGGCTGGGGCAATGAGCCACAACGGTTCGAGGAGGCGTTCCTACAGTCGATGGAAGATCATTTAGACAGGTTCGTTGCCGGCACACCCGCCTATGAAGAATGGACCCGACGGCTTTGGACATTCACGCATTGGCATTTTGTCGCGCCGACTAAACCCGCTGCGCTATTTCTAGATACGCGGACAAAGCGTTCCTTTGACGACGCGCCGCAATCCGTGAAAGTCGGTTGGATGTTCAAAGAAAATGTTCAGGCGCCTAGATTGATTGGTCCTAAAGGATGGCAAAGGATAGCCAGGACACTTTCGTTTTCCGGTTGGAAAAAGAGAGACCCTTTAATCATTATTTCCCCAACGCCGTTGTACGGCATGGGTTTGATAGAATCAGTGCTTCATTCTTATGTCTATCCGCTCCGAGCCATTGGAATACCCGTTCACGAAATGCTCGATTTTGAAGCTTGGAAATATAACGGAAATGGGTTCAGCGATTTTATTCGCTTTATTTTTAAATGGCAGCCTTCCAAGTGCATCATTTTGTCTGGGGAAGTCCATTATGCTTCCGCTGTAAAGTCTCGCGTCGAATCCAAAAGAGGGCGGACGACGGAAATTATCCAGTTCACAAGCAGTCCATCAAATAATATGAGTTTTACCGGCGTATGGGGTTTTCTGATGAAGTCTGCGCTTTGGTGGAATACGCAAAAACGTAAAAGGAAATACATTTCACGACACTGTGATGACTCGTTCACCATTTTAAACGAACGCTATAATGGAGGTAGTCGTCCGGAATGGCAAGAGGAACTCCATTATTTAAAAACAAATAAAGGATCCATTGTCGAGACGAAAAACAATATCGGGCTTTTATCAATCGGTAAGGGAACGATTGAAAATTCACTGCTTCAGATAAAAGGCGAACAAGTAAAGGCTTCAAAATATAAAAGTTAATTAAAACTCCGCCAGATAATCGGCGGAGTTTTTCACTTATAGATTTGTCCTTACACCCCAAAGTTCCGGGAAAAACTGATGATCAAGGACAGACTTCAAGTAGCTTACGCCCGCTGAACCGCCAGTCCCTTTTTTAAAGCCAATAATCCTTTCGACCGTTTTCATATGACGGAAACGCCATTGTTGATGGCTATCTTCAATATCGACCAACTTTTCAGCGAGTTGATATAAATCCCAGTGACTCTCTACATTTCGGTACACTTCCAACCAAGCTTCCGCGACAGATTGGTCCCCCTTGTACGTGATGGAGAAATCTCGGTTCAATAATTCCGGGTTAATGGAAAATCCAGCTTTTGCAAGCGCACGAATCGATACATCATAAATACTCGGCGCTTTAAAGGCTGCTTCCAGTTCTCCAGCAAGTTCAGGGTCTTTCTCATAGATTTTCAAAATATGCGGTTGTTTATAACCGAGCGCAAACTCGATAAGCCTGTTTTGGTATGATTGAAA
This genomic window from Sporosarcina sp. Marseille-Q4063 contains:
- the kynA gene encoding tryptophan 2,3-dioxygenase — its product is MDDKGIYTDFKEQMTYGEYLNLDKVLSSQTRLSGHHDEMLFIVIHQVSELWMKLILHELNSAVELIEKDELPEAFKMLARVSRIQTQIIQAWDVLATLTPAEYMEFRDSLGRASGFQSYQNRLIEFALGYKQPHILKIYEKDPELAGELEAAFKAPSIYDVSIRALAKAGFSINPELLNRDFSITYKGDQSVAEAWLEVYRNVESHWDLYQLAEKLVDIEDSHQQWRFRHMKTVERIIGFKKGTGGSAGVSYLKSVLDHQFFPELWGVRTNL